The Mycolicibacterium boenickei genome has a segment encoding these proteins:
- the hsaA gene encoding 3-hydroxy-9,10-secoandrosta-1,3,5(10)-triene-9,17-dione monooxygenase oxygenase subunit, producing MTSVQQGITRAAHDTRTVLAGVDELLPLLRERAQETEDLRKLPDANVKALEDIGFFKLLQPEQWGGLQCDPTIYCEAVRRLASACGSTGWVAGVLAVHNWHLALFDQQAQEDVWADDPSARVSSSYAPMGAGHAVDGGYLVSGSWQWSSGSAHATWAFLGGPVIKDGRPVDFGSFLIPISDYKIDDVWNVVGLRGTGSNTVVVKDAFVPKHRFLSYKAMNDGTAGGYRTNTAPVYKMPWGTIHPTTISTPIVGMAYGAYDAHVEHQGRRVRAAFAGEKAKDDPFAKIRIAEAASDIDAAWRQLSGNVADEYALLVAGEEIPFELRARARRDQVRATGRAIASIDRLFEASGATALSNDAPVQRFWRDAHAGRVHAANDPERAYLIFGDNEFGLPPADTMV from the coding sequence CGCTGCTGCGTGAGCGCGCTCAGGAGACCGAGGATCTGCGCAAGCTGCCGGACGCGAACGTCAAGGCGCTGGAAGACATCGGTTTCTTCAAGCTTCTGCAACCCGAGCAGTGGGGCGGCCTGCAATGCGACCCCACCATCTACTGTGAGGCGGTGCGTCGGTTGGCCAGCGCCTGCGGCTCGACCGGTTGGGTAGCAGGTGTACTGGCGGTGCACAACTGGCACCTGGCGCTGTTCGATCAGCAGGCTCAGGAAGATGTCTGGGCTGACGACCCGTCCGCACGGGTGTCCTCGTCCTACGCCCCGATGGGTGCGGGACATGCCGTCGACGGGGGCTATCTGGTGTCGGGATCATGGCAGTGGTCGTCGGGAAGTGCCCACGCCACCTGGGCCTTCCTCGGCGGCCCGGTCATCAAGGACGGCCGCCCGGTCGACTTCGGCAGCTTCCTGATCCCGATCAGCGACTACAAGATCGACGACGTGTGGAACGTCGTCGGCCTGCGCGGCACCGGCAGTAACACCGTCGTGGTCAAGGACGCGTTCGTGCCCAAGCACCGCTTCTTGTCCTACAAGGCGATGAACGACGGCACTGCAGGCGGCTACCGGACCAACACCGCCCCGGTCTACAAGATGCCTTGGGGCACAATCCATCCCACCACCATCTCGACCCCGATCGTGGGCATGGCCTACGGCGCTTACGACGCCCACGTCGAGCACCAGGGCAGGCGCGTCCGCGCGGCGTTCGCCGGCGAGAAGGCCAAGGACGATCCGTTCGCCAAGATCCGGATCGCCGAGGCGGCCAGCGACATCGACGCCGCCTGGCGCCAGCTGTCGGGCAATGTCGCCGACGAATATGCGCTGCTGGTCGCCGGTGAGGAGATCCCGTTCGAGCTGCGGGCCCGCGCCCGTCGCGATCAGGTGCGTGCCACCGGCCGCGCGATCGCCTCGATCGACCGTCTCTTCGAGGCCTCGGGTGCCACTGCGCTGTCCAACGACGCTCCGGTGCAGCGGTTCTGGCGTGATGCGCACGCTGGCCGGGTGCACGCCGCCAACGATCCCGAGCGCGCCTACCTGATCTTCGGCGACAACGAGTTCGGCCTGCCCCCGGCCGACACGATGGTCTGA
- a CDS encoding WhiB family transcriptional regulator — MAHLPAPHRAGPMNTCQLPIPESASPDWRSRGNCRDADPIVFYGPDRERAAARRRRVASAKAICQTCPVKRACLRQSLRFPEPHGVWGGLTADERSNMLVELALAGSKGGSSAT; from the coding sequence ATGGCCCACCTTCCCGCACCCCATCGTGCTGGTCCGATGAACACCTGCCAGCTGCCGATTCCCGAGTCGGCCTCGCCGGATTGGCGTTCACGGGGCAACTGCCGCGACGCTGACCCGATAGTGTTCTATGGTCCCGATCGCGAAAGAGCCGCGGCCCGACGACGACGTGTGGCCAGTGCCAAAGCGATCTGCCAGACGTGTCCAGTGAAGCGCGCCTGCCTCAGACAATCGCTGAGATTCCCCGAACCGCATGGGGTCTGGGGAGGCCTTACTGCCGATGAACGCAGCAACATGCTGGTCGAACTTGCGCTCGCGGGCAGTAAGGGAGGCAGTTCGGCAACGTAG